The following coding sequences are from one Acidimicrobiales bacterium window:
- a CDS encoding YceI family protein has translation MTDAEPAADVPRRRGARPWRSKWRILAAVVVVLGGVAGFAWWKIHSWLDVPSRYKTVGYSVPSAPRLVAGNGETVYRIDPTRSQLGYEVSEKLVGATTGHAIGTTNGIAGDLALNPTNPAASRVGDIVANVEQFHSDQSLRDARIREDFLESATYPLATFHTTSISGLPARLEPGHTYHFQLHGTATVKKTTAPITWDATGRFANGRLTTTATTDTKLSTFGAGPISVAGLVSTSDAVRLTMRLTALDPSTNQIPTQIAAPAGAAEHGSGPSFHKTIQPILEASCASCHNTGKVGAEHWTLDTAGDASKVASGIGVVAKARYMPPWPASTKGVPLAHSLQLSQQQVDDLVAWGESGGHLDVPADTRIKPTPGAAGPAPRHDVVVRMAKAYEGSASIPNDYRCFVLDPHLTKSMYLTGYEFLGDQINEIHHAQVFKLPAAGRDQAAAREGQDGKPGWSCYGGPGVALGRGRGHRVVGQAGLIAGWVPGQLPVIYGHDSGVRLDPGDALVLQIHYHHEDIKPTPDRSGMALQLDPVSSRIRPITIVNPLAPVEIPCMPGTNAPLCNRDAALADDARLYGPIGAFAEPGLLGICGKTPEELTAGFDGVAHSSCDTKVPQSGTIIAVMGHMHTLGKSFRLTLDPGLPSQKILLDIPTWNFDWQMNYSLAQPLHVDAGQTVRMECTWDRSLDPNRPPKYIVFAEGTEDEMCFSTYALIPDSP, from the coding sequence ATGACCGACGCCGAGCCAGCCGCCGACGTGCCCCGCCGGCGCGGCGCGCGGCCGTGGCGGTCGAAGTGGCGGATCCTCGCCGCGGTCGTGGTGGTACTCGGCGGCGTCGCGGGCTTCGCGTGGTGGAAGATCCATTCGTGGCTCGACGTGCCGAGCCGGTACAAGACGGTGGGGTACTCGGTGCCGTCAGCTCCCCGGCTGGTCGCCGGTAACGGCGAGACGGTGTACCGCATCGACCCGACCCGGTCGCAGCTGGGCTACGAGGTGTCCGAGAAGCTCGTCGGCGCCACGACCGGCCATGCGATCGGTACCACCAACGGCATCGCCGGCGACTTGGCGCTGAACCCGACCAACCCTGCGGCCAGCCGGGTCGGCGACATCGTGGCCAACGTCGAGCAGTTCCACTCCGACCAGAGCCTGCGCGATGCCCGCATCCGCGAGGACTTCCTCGAGTCGGCCACCTATCCGCTCGCCACGTTCCACACCACGAGCATCAGCGGGCTGCCCGCCCGTCTCGAACCGGGGCACACCTACCATTTCCAACTCCACGGGACCGCCACCGTGAAGAAGACCACGGCGCCGATCACGTGGGACGCGACGGGTCGCTTCGCCAACGGTCGCCTCACCACCACGGCCACCACCGACACCAAGCTGTCGACGTTCGGCGCCGGGCCGATCTCGGTGGCGGGGCTGGTCAGCACGTCGGACGCCGTGCGCCTCACCATGCGGCTGACCGCGCTCGACCCGTCGACCAACCAGATCCCCACGCAGATCGCCGCGCCCGCAGGGGCGGCCGAGCACGGCTCGGGGCCGTCGTTCCACAAGACGATCCAGCCGATCCTCGAAGCGAGCTGCGCGTCGTGCCACAACACGGGCAAGGTCGGCGCGGAGCACTGGACGCTCGACACGGCCGGCGACGCGTCGAAGGTCGCGTCGGGCATCGGCGTCGTGGCGAAGGCTCGCTACATGCCACCCTGGCCGGCGTCGACCAAGGGGGTGCCGCTCGCGCACTCGTTGCAGCTCAGCCAGCAACAAGTCGACGACTTGGTGGCGTGGGGTGAATCCGGAGGCCACCTCGACGTCCCCGCCGACACCCGCATCAAGCCCACACCGGGCGCGGCCGGTCCGGCGCCGCGCCACGACGTGGTGGTGCGCATGGCGAAAGCGTACGAAGGCTCGGCGTCGATCCCCAACGACTACCGCTGTTTCGTCCTCGACCCGCACCTCACCAAGTCGATGTACCTGACCGGCTACGAGTTCCTCGGCGACCAGATCAACGAGATCCATCACGCGCAGGTGTTCAAGTTGCCGGCCGCCGGTCGCGATCAGGCGGCCGCGCGCGAGGGCCAGGACGGCAAGCCCGGCTGGTCGTGCTACGGCGGCCCCGGTGTGGCGTTGGGCCGCGGCCGTGGCCACCGGGTGGTCGGTCAAGCCGGTCTCATCGCGGGGTGGGTACCGGGTCAGTTGCCGGTGATCTACGGCCACGACAGCGGCGTCCGGCTCGATCCGGGCGACGCGCTCGTCCTGCAGATCCACTACCACCACGAGGACATCAAGCCGACCCCCGACCGTTCCGGCATGGCTCTCCAGCTCGACCCGGTGAGCTCGAGGATCCGGCCGATCACCATCGTGAACCCACTGGCACCGGTCGAGATCCCGTGCATGCCGGGCACCAACGCACCGCTGTGCAACCGCGACGCCGCGCTGGCCGACGACGCCAGGTTGTACGGACCCATCGGTGCGTTCGCCGAGCCGGGGCTGCTGGGGATCTGCGGCAAGACCCCCGAGGAGCTGACGGCGGGGTTCGACGGGGTGGCCCATTCGTCGTGCGACACCAAAGTCCCGCAGTCGGGCACGATCATCGCCGTGATGGGCCACATGCACACGTTGGGCAAGAGCTTCCGCCTCACCCTCGACCCGGGCCTGCCGAGCCAGAAGATCCTGCTCGACATCCCGACGTGGAACTTCGACTGGCAGATGAACTACTCGCTCGCACAGCCGCTCCACGTCGACGCCGGCCAGACCGTGCGGATGGAGTGCACGTGGGACCGGTCGCTCGACCCGAACCGGCCGCCGAAGTACATCGTGTTCGCCGAAGGTACCGAGGACGAGATGTGCTTCTCGACGTACGCGCTGATTCCCGACTCGCCCTGA
- a CDS encoding DUF3293 domain-containing protein, with translation MSAPRQTWDDFERAHVRITLATGPVGFRPATRRSGEFPAELAEGPVHVITAWNPGGEKRDAARNDASQRELSAEIDRRQLARWPAVGLDPDSDWYEDSIAVVGLSRDEACALGRQFGQVAIFELVDAPDGLLVVACDGRVATAHSWAIDPAPA, from the coding sequence ATGAGCGCACCGCGACAGACGTGGGACGACTTCGAGCGCGCCCACGTGCGCATCACGCTGGCCACCGGCCCCGTCGGGTTCCGACCGGCCACCCGACGCTCGGGCGAGTTCCCCGCGGAGCTCGCCGAGGGCCCTGTCCACGTCATCACGGCGTGGAACCCGGGCGGCGAGAAGCGCGACGCGGCGCGCAACGATGCGTCGCAGCGTGAGCTCAGCGCCGAGATCGACCGGCGGCAACTCGCCCGTTGGCCGGCGGTCGGGCTCGACCCGGACAGCGACTGGTACGAGGACAGCATCGCGGTCGTCGGGCTGTCGCGCGACGAGGCATGCGCGCTCGGCCGGCAGTTCGGCCAAGTCGCGATCTTCGAGCTCGTCGACGCACCGGACGGCTTGTTGGTGGTGGCGTGCGACGGCCGCGTCGCGACTGCGCACTCCTGGGCGATCGACCCTGCGCCTGCCTGA